From the Solanum lycopersicum chromosome 10, SLM_r2.1 genome, one window contains:
- the LOC101256438 gene encoding probable O-methyltransferase 3 translates to MADHNENLTPSELLQAETQSWNQLYFFIEHVTLKCALQLDIPNVITKHDKPMTISELMSSLPISPSKYPYFHRLTRILVHYGFLILQKHDDNNVDDDKGCYSLAPADCYVVKDGPWNSMEDQDTFFFKAWSCLGDWFKNDDPSAFYTAYGDLFWSKLSSDSSTSNWFNENMSRDSRSFMNVLIGNEYKDVFKGLTSLVDVGGGTGTVAMSIAKSFPDMKCIVLDLPPVVANLQGSENLEFVAGDMFQKIPPANAVLLKSILHDWNDEECVKILKNCKEALRGSGKVIIIDMVMENTELDDESVQAQLFIDMLMMVFVGSKERNEKEWEKLFSISGFTSYKIVLTLGLRSVIELYP, encoded by the exons ATGGCTGATCATAATGAGAACCTCACTCCTAGTGAGCTTCTTCAAGCTGAAACACAGTCATGGAACCAACTCTATTTCTTCATAGAACATGTAACATTGAAATGTGCACTTCAATTGGACATACCTAATGTCATCACCAAACATGACAAACCAATGACAATATCAGAACTCATGTCTTCCCTCCCTATTAGCCCTTCAAAATATCCCTATTTTCACCGCCTTACACGAATATTAGTTCATTATGGCTTCTTGATTCTACAAAAACATGATGATAACAACGTTGATGATGATAAAGGGTGTTATTCGCTTGCACCAGCTGATTGTTATGTAGTGAAAGACGGGCCCTGGAACTCGATGGAAGATCAAGatacttttttctttaaagCATGGAGTTGTTTAGGTGATTGGTTCAAGAATGATGATCCAAGTGCATTTTATACAGCATATGGAGACTTATTCTGGAGTAAACTTTCAAGTGATTCAAGTACTAGTAATTGGTTTAACGAAAACATGTCTAGAGATTCACGATCATTCATGAACGTGTTGATTGGCAACGAGTATAAGGATGTGTTCAAAGGATTAACATCTTTAGTAGATGTTGGAGGAGGGACTGGAACGGTCGCAATGTCCATAGCCAAAAGTTTCCCTGACATGAAATGTATTGTTCTTGATCTTCCTCCTGTTGTGGCTAACTTGCAGGGAAGTGAAAACTTGGAGTTTGTAGCAGGGGATATGTTTCAGAAAATTCCTCCTGCTAATGCTGTCTTACTCAAG TCAATTTTGCATGACTGGAATGATGAAGAATGtgtgaaaatattgaaaaactgCAAGGAGGCATTAAGAGGAAGTGGAAAAGTTATAATTATAGACATGGTGATGGAAAATACGGAATTGGATGATGAATCTGTCCAAGCACAACTCTTTATAGACATGTTGATGATGGTTTTTGTGGGTAGCAAAGAGAGGAACGAGAAAGAATGGGAAAAACTTTTCTCAATTTCAGGTTTTACTAGTTACAAAATTGTTTTGACTCTTGGTTTGAGGTCTGTCATTGAGCTCTACCCTTAG
- the LOC101255846 gene encoding UPF0481 protein At3g47200-like, producing the protein MDKLSSKGTMFSKEEGRSIRGDEIFPDEHVITIHEGSNSKSHEISGNEREWLNSLEKSRDYPGSLQNPKMQKVPKMHREIKSNVRCYEPLVVSIGPLHHGKPELQPMEKHKKLLAIQFTEEKRFEREELLWLSTNSVSLDELYRKVKDIIPVVKECYDEDSIKDYNDEEFAQMIFLDGCFILEYLHCIVTGRYKELKMKSHDIAFIRRDLFLLENQLPFEVLDVLMSCKLKNNVGMEMIKKFISSAHTKPTQRQGFIQSIKDLFVDFFSDQHPENYTCTEKAMNFLSKICGGECSALSKEKSTKTQLPAHLLELLKTNLINPKAFSEGGCYLRGDWCSYRSAMELRRAGIRFRPGKSRHLSDIKFTSFHCSALLTLPPITIDDSTKSQFLNLAAYEACPDTPDDFGITSYVSFMDSLIDHAEDVKELRSKGILLNFLGSDQEVADLFNELARDLVPNPHAFVDVKDKIEKHYNNKGKIWIAEWKNTHFNTPWTVFAFIAALFVIGLQVTDTFLAGIQTFYAVHPKKD; encoded by the coding sequence ATGGACAAACTATCTTCTAAAGGAACAATGTTTAGTAAAGAAGAAGGTAGGAGCATACGCGGCGATGAAATATTTCCTGATGAACATGTCATCACAATTCATGAAGGTTCAAACTCGAAATCTCATGAAATCAGTGGAAATGAGAGAGAATGGCTGAATTCATTGGAGAAGAGCAGAGATTACCCTGGCTCATTGCAGAATCCAAAAATGCAAAAGGTACCAAAAATGCATCGCGAGATTAAGTCAAACGTAAGGTGTTATGAGCCTCTTGTGGTTTCTATCGGTCCATTACACCATGGAAAACCAGAACTTCAACCAATGGAGAAGCACAAGAAGCTACTTGCAATTCAGTTTACTGAGGAGAAAAGATTTGAAAGGGAGGAGTTATTATGGCTTTCGACAAATTCAGTGTCTCTTGATGAGCTTTACAGAAAGGTGAAGGACATTATACCTGTTGTCAAGGAGTGTTATGATGAGGACTCGATCAAAGATTACAATGATGAGGAGTTTGCACAGATGATTTTCCTGGATGGATGCTTCATCCTTGAATACCTTCACTGCATTGTGACCGGGAGGTATAAGGAGCTGAAAATGAAGAGCCATGATATAGCTTTCATTCGTCGTGATCTTTTCTTACTTGAAAATCAGTTACCATTTGAAGTCCTGGATGTGTTAATGAGTTGTAAGCTCAAGAACAATGTAGGGATGGAGATGATAAAAAAGTTCATCTCGAGTGCACATACAAAACCTACTCAACGTCAAGGATTCATTCAAAGTATCAAGGATTTGTTTGTTGATTTCTTCAGTGATCAACATCCTGAAAACTATACATGTACTGAAAAAGCTATGAACTTTCTTAGCAAGATTTGTGGAGGAGAATGTTCTGCCCTTAGCAAAGAAAAAAGCACGAAAACTCAGCTTCCTGCTCATCTCCTTGAGCTTTTAAAAACAAATCTCATAAACCCAAAGGCTTTCTCAGAAGGTGGTTGCTATCTAAGGGGTGACTGGTGCTCGTATCGTTCAGCCATGGAACTACGTAGAGCAGGAATCCGTTTCAGGCCTGGAAAGAGTCGTCATCTTTCTGACATTAAGTTCACTTCATTTCATTGCTCAGCTCTTTTAACACTTCCACCTATAACCATAGATGATTCAACCAAGTCACAGTTTTTAAACTTAGCCGCGTATGAAGCATGTCCTGATACACCAGATGACTTTGGAATTACGTCTTATGTTAGTTTCATGGATTCACTTATCGATCATGCTGAAGACGTGAAGGAGCTTAGATCAAAAGGTATACTACTAAACTTTCTTGGAAGTGATCAAGAAGTAGCAGATCTGTTCAATGAATTAGCAAGAGATTTGGTGCCGAATCCACATGCCTTTGTTGATGTGAAAGACAAAATTGAGAAACATTACAATAACAAAGGCAAAATCTGGATTGCTGAATGGAAGAACACTCATTTTAACACTCCATGGACTGTTTTTGCATTCATTGCAGCACTTTTTGTCATTGGTTTGCAAGTCACTGATACATTTCTAGCAGGCATCCAAACCTTCTATGCAGTCCATCCAAAAAAAGACTAG
- the LOC101256144 gene encoding UPF0481 protein At3g47200-like, producing the protein MDKLSSKGTMFSKEEGRNIRGDETFPNEYLITIREGSNSKSHDISEDDRQWLYSLDKISKEYLDSLQSPKIQKVPKMHREIESNVRCYEPLVVSIGPFHHGKPELQLMEKHKNLLAHQFAVDQETREGVLPWLLTNSVSLAELYRKVKDIMPVVKECYDEDSIKDYNDKELAHMMFLDGCFILEYLHCIVTGNYKELKMKSHDIAFIRRDLFLLENQLPFEVLDVLMSCKFKDSEGMEMIKKFISSAHTKPTQRQGFIQSIKDFFVDFFSDQHPENYTCTEKAMNFLSKICGGECSALSKEKSTKTQLPAHLLELLKTNLINPKAFSEGGCYLRGDWCSYRSAMELRRAGIRFRPGKSRHLSDIKFTSFHCSALLTLPPITIDDSTKSQFLNLAAYEACPDTPDDFGITSYVSFMDSLIDHAEDVKELRSKGILLNFLGSDQEVADLFNELARDLVPNPHAFVDVKDKIEKHYNNKGKIWIAEWKNTHFNTPWTVFAFIAALFVICLQVTDTFLAGIQTFYAVHPKKD; encoded by the coding sequence atgGACAAACTATCTTCTAAAGGAACAATGTTTAGTAAAGAAGAAGGTAGGAACATCCGCGGCGATGAAACATTTCCTAATGAATATCTCATCACAATTCGTGAAGGTTCAAACTCGAAATCTCATGACATCAGTGAAGATGACAGACAATGGCTATATTCATTGGACAAGATCAGCAAAGAGTACCTTGACTCACTGCAGAGTCCAAAAATTCAAAAGGTACCAAAAATGCATCGCGAGATTGAATCAAACGTAAGGTGTTATGAGCCTCTCGTGGTTTCTATTGGTCCATTTCACCATGGAAAACCAGAACTTCAACTTATGGAGAAGCACAAGAATCTACTGGCACATCAATTTGCTGTTGATCAAGAAACACGCGAAGGGGTCTTACCATGGCTTTTGACAAATTCAGTGTCCCTTGCTGAGCTTTACAGAAAGGTCAAGGACATTATGCCTGTTGTCAAAGAGTGTTATGACGAGGACTCGATCAAAGATTACAACGACAAGGAGTTGGCACATATGATGTTCCTGGATGGATGCTTCATCCTTGAATACCTTCACTGCATTGTGACGGGGAACTATAAGGAGCTGAAAATGAAGAGCCATGATATAGCTTTCATTCGTCGTGATCTTTTCTTACTTGAAAATCAGTTACCATTTGAAGTCCTGGATGTGTTAATGAGCTGTAAGTTCAAGGACAGTGAAGGAATGGAGATGATAAAAAAGTTCATCTCGAGTGCACATACAAAACCTACTCAACGTCAAGGATTCATTCAAAGTATCAAGGATTTCTTTGTTGATTTCTTCAGTGATCAACATCCTGAAAACTATACATGTACTGAAAAAGCTATGAACTTTCTTAGCAAGATTTGTGGAGGAGAATGTTCTGCCCTTAGCAAAGAAAAAAGCACGAAAACTCAGCTTCCTGCTCATCTCCTTGAGCTTTTAAAAACAAATCTCATAAACCCAAAGGCTTTCTCAGAAGGTGGTTGCTATCTAAGGGGTGACTGGTGCTCGTATCGTTCAGCTATGGAACTACGTAGAGCAGGAATCCGTTTCAGGCCTGGAAAGAGTCGTCATCTTTCTGACATTAAGTTCACTTCATTTCATTGCTCAGCTCTTTTAACACTTCCACCTATAACCATAGATGATTCAACCAAGTCACAGTTTTTAAACTTAGCCGCGTATGAAGCATGTCCTGATACACCAGATGACTTTGGAATTACGTCTTATGTTAGTTTCATGGATTCACTTATCGATCATGCTGAAGACGTGAAGGAGCTGAGATCGAAAGGTATACTACTTAACTTTCTTGGAAGTGATCAAGAAGTAGCAGATCTGTTCAATGAGTTAGCAAGAGATTTGGTGCCTAATCCACATGCCTTTGTTGATGTGAAAGACAAAATTGAGAAACATTACAATAACAAAGGCAAAATTTGGATTGCTGAATGGAAGAACACTCATTTTAACACTCCATGGACTGTTTTTGCATTCATCGCAGCACTTTTTGTCATTTGTTTGCAAGTCACTGATACATTTCTAGCAGGCATCCAAACCTTCTATGCAGTCCATCCAAAAAAAGACTAG
- the LOC101249972 gene encoding mitochondrial fission 1 protein A-like — MEAKINRLFGPIVTFINGGDQLPWTSPDIVVGCEREVADANKGASDEGQNESNMRLSWALVHSKQPEDVQRGIAMLEASLANASSPLQQREKLYLLAVGYYRSGEYSRSRELTVQCLEIAPDWRQALSLKKAIEDRITKDGVIGIGITVTTIGLIAGGIIASLVRRK; from the exons ATGGAGGCCAAAATCAACCGATTATTCGGGCCAATTGTTACATTCATCAATGGAGGGGACCAACTTCCTTGGACCTCACCTGACATTGTTGTT GGCTGCGAGAGAGAAGTTGCAGATGCTAATAAAGGTGCCTCTGATGAAGGACAGAATGAGAGTAATATGAGATTGTCATGGGCTCTTGTTCATTCCAAACAACCTGAAGATGTGCAACGAGGGATAGCTATGCTTGAGG CTTCACTTGCCAACGCCAGTAGTCCACTACAGCAGCGAGAAAAGCTTTATCTTTTAGCTGTTGGATATTACAGAAGTGGGGAATATTCAAGGAGCAGAGAGCTTACAGTTCAATGTCTCGAG ATTGCACCTGATTGGAGACAAGCTTTATCGCTTAAGAAGGCTATTGAAGATAGAATTACTAAAG ATGGTGTCATTGGTATAGGAATCACTGTGACCACTATAGGACTCATTGCTGGTGGGATTATAGCATCGTTGGTACGAAGAAAATGA